The Candidatus Acidiferrales bacterium genome has a segment encoding these proteins:
- a CDS encoding energy transducer TonB, producing MAKKKKIVAPEDEMIQYGAPMLKMLAKRYTGWGLTLAIAFHLVGIGAYWGQEWLSEDNDNVPTVRLLSYTELGPPPSITNQEALAQVAVQSQMVKPTVGVPVPVPDAQVSPEQTIATQQELSKIAGPVTQGNTGGDSVGVSMGDFKVSEDEGPPPDFVPVEKQPQVINQVTPKYPELAQRAGIEGRVWVKIWVDKDGKPHKAIVVKSDAEIFNQPAMDAAMATRFTPAIMNKGPVAVWVVIPYTFKLNQAH from the coding sequence ATGGCAAAGAAGAAAAAAATCGTGGCACCTGAAGACGAAATGATCCAATACGGTGCGCCGATGCTCAAGATGTTGGCGAAGAGGTATACCGGTTGGGGATTGACGCTCGCAATTGCGTTCCACCTTGTTGGGATTGGAGCATACTGGGGCCAGGAATGGCTCAGCGAGGACAATGACAACGTACCGACAGTGCGTCTTTTGTCTTACACTGAATTGGGACCGCCTCCTTCGATTACCAACCAGGAAGCGTTGGCTCAAGTTGCCGTCCAGTCTCAAATGGTCAAGCCGACCGTCGGTGTTCCTGTCCCCGTCCCCGACGCTCAGGTTTCGCCCGAGCAGACTATTGCAACCCAGCAGGAATTAAGCAAGATTGCGGGCCCTGTTACTCAGGGAAATACCGGTGGAGATTCAGTCGGAGTTTCCATGGGAGATTTCAAAGTCAGCGAGGACGAAGGGCCGCCACCTGATTTCGTCCCTGTTGAAAAGCAACCGCAAGTCATAAACCAAGTCACCCCCAAATATCCCGAACTTGCTCAACGAGCAGGTATCGAAGGGAGAGTTTGGGTAAAGATTTGGGTTGACAAAGATGGAAAGCCGCACAAAGCCATCGTGGTGAAGAGCGATGCTGAGATCTTCAATCAACCTGCGATGGATGCGGCAATGGCAACGAGGTTCACTCCGGCCATCATGAACAAAGGTCCTGTTGCTGTTTGGGTCGTAATCCCCTATACATTCAAGCTGAACCAAGCACACTGA
- a CDS encoding TonB family protein: protein MMKSVDSTIRYTEPALKRLAQRYAGIGLAVALVVHFSAVGAYWTLEYFNRSHEQVMDIPIGPIIFAPPPSITHQQPVAPVVVLGTKPDVGIPVPVPDASVSIDKTIPPQREMNGEHPGIPSPDKGNGIYTGPLTVPDSDVPPPEIFKPLERFPEVIRQVTPKYPELAVRIGIEGRVIVKLWVDKEGMPHQASVLKSDAEILNQSAIDAAMATRFTPGIMNKGPVAVWVVIPYAFKLNQVR from the coding sequence ATGATGAAGTCGGTCGATAGCACTATTCGATACACTGAGCCAGCCCTCAAAAGGCTGGCTCAGAGATACGCCGGTATCGGATTAGCTGTCGCCTTGGTTGTTCATTTCAGTGCAGTTGGTGCATATTGGACATTGGAATATTTCAATCGTTCCCACGAGCAGGTTATGGACATTCCTATCGGGCCAATTATTTTTGCTCCGCCTCCTTCGATCACTCACCAGCAGCCTGTAGCTCCGGTTGTCGTTTTGGGTACAAAGCCAGACGTTGGTATCCCCGTGCCGGTTCCAGATGCATCTGTTTCAATTGATAAGACGATTCCACCTCAGAGGGAAATGAACGGTGAACATCCCGGCATTCCTAGTCCTGATAAGGGGAACGGTATTTACACTGGACCCCTCACGGTCCCCGACAGCGATGTACCACCTCCTGAGATCTTTAAACCGTTGGAGCGATTCCCTGAAGTAATAAGACAGGTGACTCCAAAATATCCGGAGCTTGCTGTGCGAATAGGAATCGAAGGAAGAGTTATTGTAAAGTTGTGGGTTGATAAGGAAGGCATGCCGCATCAAGCGAGTGTTTTGAAAAGCGACGCGGAAATATTGAATCAATCTGCAATTGATGCCGCGATGGCAACGAGGTTCACTCCAGGCATCATGAACAAGGGCCCTGTTGCTGTTTGGGTCGTGATTCCTTATGCATTCAAGTTGAACCAAGTACGCTGA